In Bradyrhizobium symbiodeficiens, the genomic stretch GACCAGCTCGCATTGGCCGGGCTCGCGGAAATCCAGCTCCAGCAGGCCTTCGTCGTGGCCGTCCGCCGCCAGGGCGTAGACCTCAATATCAGGCGCATGGATGATTGCGGCAAGCTCGGCATCGCTCATGCGGGCGCGCGAGAACCACAGCCATTCCTCGCCGACGCGGCGGAAGATGTCGCGATACCAATCGAGTGCGGGGGCGTCCACCTTGCGCAGGGTCCACGCGCCCGGCGGATCATCGCGGCGCGCGGGAGGCGCGGTCATCTCCAGATGAGTGACGACGGCGGCGATCTTGCCGGCGGGGACGTCGGAATATCCGTCGGGAAGGATCATTTTCTCACAGCCAGGTTGACCGCTACCCCTCCCCCTCGTCGCTCGCCAGCACGCCCTTCACTGCTCTCGCCCAGCCGGCGAGCTTCCGCTCGCGCGTCGCCTGGCTCATGGCCGGCTTGAAGCGGTGCTCCAGCCGCCAATTGTCGGCAAACTTGGTCGGCTCGGGATAGACGCCGGCCTGGAGCCCCGCGAGATACGCGGCCCCTAACGCCGTCGTTTCCTGAATCACGGGGCGATCGACCGGGGCATCCAGCAAATCCGCGAGGCGCTGCATGGTCCAGTCGGAGGCGGTCATGCCGCCGTCGACGCGGAGCACGACGCTGGCGGTTTCCGAGCTTGGCCAGTCCGCGCGCATCGCGGCCCAGAGGTCGAAGGTCTGGTAGCAGACGCTTTCCAGCGCGGCGTGGGCGAGCTCGGCGGGACCGGTGTTGCGGGTGAGGCCGAACAGCGCGCCGCGCACGCGCGGATTCCAGTAGGGCGCGCCCATGCCGACGAAGGCGGGGACGAGATAGACGCTCTGCATGGAATCGGACTGATCCGCGAGCGGTCCCGTCTCGGCGGCGTGCTTGATGATGCCGAGGCCGTCGCGCAGCCATTGCACCGCTGAGCCTGCGACGAAGATCGAGCCTTCGAGCGCGTAGGTGCGCTTGCCGTCGAGCTGATAGGCGACGGTGGTGAGCAGCTTGTTCTTCGACACCACAGGCGTGGTGCCGGTGTTGAGCAGCGCAAAGCAGCCGGTGCCGTAGGTCGACTTCATCATGCCCGGTCGGAAGCAGGCCTGGCCGATGGTGGCGGCTTGCTGGTCGCCGGCGATGCCGGAGATGGCAATCGCGCCGCCGAACAGATCGGGCGTGCTCTCGCCGAAGCGGGCGGAGGAGTCCTTCACCTCGGGCAGCATCGAGCGCGGCACGCCGATGATCTCCAGCAGTTCGTCGTCCCACTGGCCGGTGTGGATGTTGAACAGCAACGTGCGCGAGGCGTTGGTGGCGTCGGTGGCGTGCACCTTGCCGCCGGTGAGGCGCCACAGCAGATAGCAATCGACGGTGCCGAACATCAATTCGCCGCGCGCGGCGCGGGCGCGGGCGCCGGGGACGTGGTCGAGAATCCAGGCGATCTTGGTGCCGGAGAAATAGGGATCGATGATCAGGCCGGTCTTCTGCGAGATCACGGGCTCGCGGCCATCGGCCTTGAGCTTTGCGCAGATGTCGGCGGTGCGGCGATCCTGCCAGACGATGGCGCGGTGCACGGCCTGCCCCGTCGCGCGGTCCCACACCACGGTGGTCTCGCGCTGATTGGTGATGCCGATCGCGGCGATGTCCTTTGCACCAATGCCGGCCTGCGCAATGGCGTCGCGGCAGACCTTCACGGTCGAGGTCCAGATATCCTCCGGCTCGTGCTCGACCCAGCCCGAGGCCGGGAAATGCTGCGGAAACTCGGCTTGCGCCTTCGCCGCGATGGATATGTCGCCGCGAAACACGATCGCGCGCGAGGAGGTGGTGCCCTGGTCGATGGCGAGGACGAAAGACATGGAAGTTACCTTGGCGTTTCCCGGAGGAGTCGTTGTGTCGGGCCAAAGGGAGCGGATTGGAAGCAGAAGGTCAAGGTGGGATGCAGGGCGCGTTCCTTACCCTCCCCTGGAGGGGGAGGGTCGATCGCGCGTAGCGCGAGCGGGGCGGGGTGATCTCTCAACACGGGCGGTGTCGGATGTGGAGAGACCGTCACCCCACCCCGTCTCACATTTCGCTACGCTCAATGTGAGCCGACCCTCCCCCTCCAGGGGAGGGTAAGAGAAGAGCGCCCGATCCGCTAAGTTCGGCGATGCTTCAGCGGCGTAGTCTCGGCTTCGCGCGATCCGTAGAGCTCGACATAGATTCGTTCGAGAACTGCTGTCAGGTCTCCTGTGATCTCCGAATTCCAAAACCGGATGACGCGGTAACCTTCGCGTTCGAGCCAACGTTGGCGATCGAGGTCGCGTGCGGCCACGGCGTCTTCATTGTGGTGGCCGCCGTCGAGCTCGATGATGAGACGCTTGGCGGGGCAGAAGAAGTCGACGATGTATGGACCGATCGGCGCTTGACGGCGGAAGTGTGAGCCCTCGATCGGCAATTCCTTGAGGGCACGCCACAGGATCCGCTCATGTGGGGTTGTATTCGCCCTCAGCTTTTTCGCGGCGTTGCGTCGGATTGATGTTGACACCATGGCCCTGGCTTCACCCCATCCCGTCGTGCCCATCCAGGGGAGGGTAAGCGAGGCCCCTCATGCCGGCAACCAAAAGTCGCATCCCTGCATGGCCCGCAAGGCTATGACCATCTCGACCAAAATGCTAAACGCCATGCCGGGACAATGGGGCGGCATGACGTTCACTTCCTATCAGTTCGGCGTGTTCGTCGCGGTGGTGTTCGGCGCCTATTACCTGGCCCCGCTGCGCCGTTTCCAGGTGCAGCTGCTGGTGCTCGCGAGCGTGTTCTTCTACGGTTTTGGGCAGCCCGAGCTGCTGCCGCTGCTGCTCGTCGCGGTGCTGGGCACTTACGTCTGCCTGCTGCTCGCGTTCGAGAACCGCGCCGTCTGGATGCCGGCCGGCATCGTCTTCAATCTCGGCCTGCTGGCCTTCTTCAAATACAAGTTCCTGTTCGTCGATTCCGGCGCAGCGCAGCTGACCGGCGCCGGGCCGATCGACTTCCTGCTGCGGCTGCCGCTGCCGATCGGCATTTCGTTCTTCGTGTTCCACAACATCAGCCTGCTGGTCGACCTCACGCGCGAGAAGCGCACCGTGCGCCTGCGCGACGTGTTCCTCTACATCATCTTCTTCCCGCAGCTGGTGTCCGGGCCGATCACGCGTGCGGCGCAGTTCATGCCGCAGATCGTGCCGAAGCGGATCGGCGACGTCGCCTTCGTCGAGGCCGCGAAGTGGATTCTCGTCGGTTATTTCTTCAAGCTGTACGTGGCGAACAATCTCAACGAGATGACGTCCTACATGGACTTCCCGCTCTACGAAACGCTGCGCACGCAGGATCGCTGGCTGCTGATGTTTCTCTACAGCTACCAGATCTACGCCGACTTCTTCGGCTACTCGGCGATTGCACTCGGGCTCGGGCTGTTGTTCGGCTATCGCCTGCCCATGAACTTCAACCTGCCCTACATCTCGACGTCGTTCTCCGAGTTCTGGACGCGCTGGCACATCTCCCTGTCGACCTGGCTCAGGACGTATCTCTACATTCCCCTCGGCGGCAACCGGCATGGACGGGTGCGCACCTATCTCAACCTGATGATCGTGATGACGCTCGGCGGGCTCTGGCACGGCGCGAGCCTGAGCTACGCGCTGTGGGGCATGGCGCACGGGCTGCTGCTGGTCGTCGAGCGGCCGTTCCTGAAGCTCGTCAGCAATGAGGCTCCGGCGCTGCGGGTGATCAGGATGGGCATCGTGTTCTTCTGCGTCACCATGCTCTGGATCTTCTTCAAGCTGCCGAACTTCGACCATGCGCTCGGCTACCTCCAAGGGATGTTCATCGCGACCGACGCGCCCAATCCGCCCAAGCTGTTCACCAATCTCGCTTTGCTCTACGCACTGCCGGTGATCCTCCAACATGCCGGCATCGGCGTGCTGGTCGCGGGCCGGTTGCGGCGATGGGAGCCATATCTCTATGGCGGGCTCGCGGCGCTGGCTCATCTCGAAGCCGGCCCCGACAGCGCCTTCATCTACTTCCAGTTTTGACGATGCAGCAGGTCTCGACGCTTTCATGGCTGGTCAGGTGCGCGGTGACCGCGGCCGCTCTGCTGCTGGCCTGCAGCCTGGCCACCCCACGCCACGGCTCGGGCCTGCAGCAGCCTGCCGTCACCACACGAGACGGCACAATCGTCACCCTCAACCGCTATGTTCAGGAGCCGACGCCCGACATCGTGCTGGTCGGCAGCTCGGTCACGTGGCGTCTCAAGGAAGAGTATTTCTCGCTTCCGCGCCTGCGCAATTTGGCGCTGGCCGGCGGCTCACCGGTGACCGGACTCGCAATCGTCGCCGGGCAAGCGCGCCTGCCGAAGATCGTTCTGATCGAGACCAATGTGCTGTCGCGCGAAGCCGACGGCGCGCTGATCGAGAAATTTTCGCATGGCGCGGGCGCGGAGGCACTGCTGCTGCGGCCGGTGCGGACGGCGATCGCCGCCTATGAGACCTGGAATCATGCCGGCCCCGATGCCGCCCGGTCGCGCGCCGAGCAGGATCGCCTGCTCAGCCGCCCGCCTGGTACGTTCGACAACAAGGTCTATCTCGACCGCGCGCTGCAGCAGATGAATGACGGCGGCCCGACCGGCCCGGCACGCGCGAATGTTGTCCGCATGCGGCAACTCATCGACGAGCTGCAGCGGCGCGGCGTTCGTGTCTTCCTGATCCACATTCCCTTCGCGCCGGAGATCGAGGGCTCGCGCATGGTCCGGACGACGGGCGAGATCGTCCACGAAGCCTTCCCCGATCCCAGCCTCTGGCTGCCGGTCGATCCGCCGGGAAGCGAGCTGCGCTGGGACGACGGGGTGCATCTCGACGAGCGATCCTCCCTGATCGTCGCGCGCGCCATCGAAAGCGCACTCACCGGGCGCCGCGACGCGCGCGGGCCGTAGCGATGCGAGCGGCGGCTACACCGCCGCCGTCGTCACACCACCATCGATCACGATGGTTTGCCCCGTCATGAAGCTCGACGCATCCGAGGCAAGATAGGCCACCGCGCCGGCGATCTCGTCGGGTTCGCCTATGCGGCGCAGCGGCGTGGTGGCGGTGCGGCGCTTGAGGTTGGCTTCGTCTTCCCACAGCGCGCGGGCGAAATCGGTCTTGACGAGGCCGGGCGCGATGCAGTTGACGCGGACGCCTTTCGGACCCCATTCGCCGGCGAGCGAGCGGCACAGCGCGAAATCGGCGGCCTTGGAGATGCCGTAGGCACCGATCACGGTGGAGCCGCGCAGGCCCCCGATCGAGGAGATGATGACGACGGAGCCGTTGCCGCGCTCGGCCATTTGCGGGATCGCCAGCGCGGAGAGCCAGATGTTGCTCTTGACGTTGGAGCCCATGATCTTGTCGAAGGCTTCGTCGGTGATATCGAGCAGCGGGCCGTAATAGGGATTCACCGCGGCGTTACAGACGAGGATGTCGATCTTGCCATAATGCTTGGTCGCGCCTGCGATCAGCGCCTCGACCTCGGCCTTGCGCGCGATGTTGCAGGGAATGACGGTCGCCTCGCCGCCGGCCGCGATGATGCCGTCGACGACCTCCTGGCAGGCTTCCGCTTTCCGCGAGGACACCACCACCTTTGCGCCGAGTTTCGCCAGAAGTTCAGCGGAGGAGCGGCCAATGCCGCGGCTCGAGCCGGTGACGATTGCGACCTTGCCGGTGAGATCGAACGGGGTGTTTTTCATGGGGGGACTCCGCTGATTCAACTTGCTCGGTGTCATCGCCCGGCTTGACCGGGCGATCCAGTATTGCAGAGACCGCAGTGATTGGGCCGATGAGCCACGGCGTACTGGATCCCCCGCCTTCGCGGGGGATGACAGCACCCGTGGATCAGATCAACCCGCCCGAATCCGCGACGCGGCGTTGGTGGTAGTCGGTGTCACCAAAACTGTTCTCGATCATGGTGAGGCGCTTGAAGTAGTGGCCGATCTTGGCCTCCATGGTCATGCCAATGCCGCCATGGAGCTGGATCGCCTGCTGACCCACGAACTTCAGCGACTTGCCGATCTGCACCTTGGCCGCGGCGATCGCGTTGGAGCGCTCCTTGGCGTCCTCGAAATCACCGGCCATGGTCGCGAACATCGACATCGATCTCGCCTGCTCGGCCGCAACGAACATGTCGGACGCCCGATGCTGCAGCGACTGGAACGAGCCGATCGCGACGCCGAACTGTTTTCGCGTCTTGATATACTCGACAGTGGTCTTGAGCGACTCGTCCATCAGCCCGACCGCTTCGGCGCAAAGCGCGATACGGGCTTCATCGACGACACGCTCGATCAGCGCGAGCGAATCCTCGGGGTTGCCGAGCACGGCGTCCGCGCCCACCTCGACACCGGTAAAGGTGATGTCGGCGGCGTGCAGGCCGTCCTGGGTCGGATATGACTTCCTGGTCACGCCCTTGGCGTTGGCCGGGACCAGGAACACACCGATGCCGGACTTGTCGCGACGGTCGCCCCTGGTACGGGCGGTGACGATGAGGGTGTCGGCGTTCTCGCCGTTGAGCACGACGAACTTCTCGCCGTCGATGACGTAAGCCTCGCCCTTCTTCTTTGCGGTGGTTGCGACGTCGAACAGATCGTAGCGTGAGTTCTTCTCGAGCTGGGCGAACGCCAGCGTCTTGCTGCCGTCGATGATCCCCGGCACGTGCGCGGCCTTCTGCGCGTCGGTGCCGGCATGGCGCAGGAAGCCGCCCCCGATCACGACCGTAGCGAGATACGGCTCGAGCACCAGCGCCTTGCCGAGCGCCTCCATCACGATCATGGTCTCGACGCCGCCGCCGCCGAAGCCGCCATCGGCCTCTGCGAACGGCAGGCCGAGCAGGCCCTGCTCGGCGAGCTTGAGCCAGACCGCTTTGCTCCAGCCGCCCTTCTCCTTCATGTACTTCTTGCGGCTCTCGAAATCGTAGGAATCGGTCAGCAGGCCGTCGATGCTGTCCTTGAGAAGCCGCTGCTCCTCGTTCAGATCAAAATCCATTTCTCTCTCCAAAAATCGACGCCGCGCTTCTCGCCGGCCGTCGCCTCATCTTCAGACGTCATCCCCGCGAAGGCGGGGATCCAGTAAACGCAGCCGTCCGTCGTACTTACGACCGCCGCGGCGTACTGGGTCCCCCGCCTTCGCGGGGGACGACACCGTCTTTTGTTGCGTCAAAGCCCCAGCACCGCCTTGGCGATGATGTTGCGCTGGATCTCGTTGGAGCCGCCGTAGATCGAGACCTTGCGGTTGTTGAAGTAGCTCGGCGCGATCTGGGCGGTCCAGTCCATGGCTTCGTTCGAGCCGTCGTCGCCGTGCGCGTCGTAGGGCGCGGCGAACGGGCCGATCACTTCCATCAAGAGCTCGGTGGTGGTCTGCTGGATCTCGGAGCCCTTGATCTTCAGCACGGACGACGCCGGATTGGGCTTGCCCTTGCCGTGCTTGCCCTCGTCGGCGACGACGCGCAGCTGGGTGAGTTCGAGCGCCTTCAGCTCGATCTCGCAGGCTGCCAGCTTCTCGCGGAACGCGGCGTCCCGGATGATCGGCTTGCCGCCGGATTCGACCTTGCCGGCGAGATCACGGATGCGGCGCAGCCGCTCCTTGGAGACGCCGACGCGGGCGATGCCGGTGCGCTCGTTGCCGAGCAGGAATTTTGCGTAATCCCAGCCCTTGTTCTCCTCACCGATCAGATTCTCGTAGGGCACCTCGACGTCGTCGAAGAACACTTCGTTGACCTCGACGCCGCCGTCGATGGTCTGGATCGGGCGCACGGTGACGCCTTTCGACTTCATCGAGAACACGATGAAGGAGATGCCCATCTGCTTCTTGGCATTGTTGTCGGTGCGGCAGAGGCAGAAGATCATGTCGGCGTGCTGGGCCAAAGTGGTCCAAGTCTTCTGGCCGTTGATGATCCACTTGTCGCCCTTGCGCTCGGCCTTGGTCTTGAGCGAGGCGAGGTCGGAGCCGGAGCCGGGCTCGGAGAAGCCCTGACACCACCAATCGTCGACATTGGCGATGCGCGGCAGATACTGCTTCTTCTGCTCCTCATTGCCGAAAGTGTAGATGACGGGGCCGACCATGCTGACGCCGAAGGCGAGCGGCTGCGGCGCCGGATAGGACTGCAGTTCCTCGTTGAAGATGTAGTGCTGCACGGAGGTCCAGCCGGTGCCGCCATATTGCTTGGGCCAGTGGCTGACGCCCCAGCCCTTCTTGTTGAGGATGCGCCACCAGGTCACCATCTCGTCCTTCGAGAGGTGGCGGCCCTCGACCATCTTGCGCCGGGTATCCGGCGGCACGTTGTCGCGGAAGAACTGCCGCACTTCCTCGCGAAACGCCTGCTCTTCCTTCGTGAATGCGAGATCCATCGGATCCTCCTGTGAGCGAATCTTGTTTTCAACGAATTCCGCCGTCATTCCGGGATGCGCCGCAAGGCGCAGGCCCGGAATCCATATCCCCGACTGGTGGTTATGGATTCCGGGCTCGCCGCTTCGCGGCGCCCCGGAATGACAGAAACATCTACTGCAACACCTCGAACAAACCGGCCGCGCCCATGCCGCCGCCGACGCACATGGTGACGACCGCATATTTCGCCTTACGGCGGCGGCCCTCGATCAAAGCGTGGCCGGTGAGGCGCGCGCCCGACATGCCGTAGGGATGGCCGACCGCGATCGCGCCGCCGTCAACGTTGATCTTGTCGGGGTCGATGCCGAGCTTGTCGCGGCAATAGAGCACCTGCACCGCGAAGGCTTCGTTGAGCTCCCACAGGCCGATGTCGTCGACGGTGAGGCCGTGGCGCTTGAGCAGGCGCGGCACGGCAAAGACCGGACCGATGCCCATCTCGTCCGGCTCGCAACCGGCCGAGACGAAGCCACGGAAGATGCCGAGCGGCTTGAGGCCGCGCTTTGAAGCTTCCTTGTCGCTCATGATCACGCTGGCGCTGGCGCCGTCCGAGAGCTGGCTGGCATTGCCGGCGGTGATGCTGAAACCCTCGCCGCGGACGGCCTTGAGGCCGGCGAGACCTTCGAGCGTGGTTTCGGGGCGCGGGCCCTCATCCTGCGACAGCGTTACCTCTTTCATCGACACCGCGCCGGTCGCCTTGTCGGTGACCGCCATCTGCGTCGTGATCGGCGCGATCTCCTCCTTGAACTTGCCGCCCTGCTGGGCCGCCGCCGTGCGGCGCTGGCTCTCCAGCGAATATTCGTCCTGCTTCTCGCGCGAGATGCCGTAGCGCTTGGCGACGACTTCGGCCGTGTCGATCATGGGCATGTAGACATCGCCCTTGATCTTGAGCAGCGCCGGGTCCTGGGCGTGAAAAACGTTCATCTTGTCGTTCTGCACGAGCGAGATGGACTCGCCGCCGCCGCCGACCGCGATCTCGACGCCGTCGAAGATCACCGAGCGCGCGGCCAGCGCGATGGCCTGCAGGCCGGAGGCGCATTGCCGGTCGATGGTGGTGCCGGCGACGGTCACGGGAAGGCCGGCGCGGAGCAACGCCTTACGCGCGATGTTGCCGCCGGTCGCGCCTTGCTGCAGCGCGGCGCCCATCACGACGTCCTCGATCTCCTTCGGATCGACTTTCGCGCGCGCGACGGCTTCGCCGATGGCGTGGCCGAGCAGGGTTGCGCCCTCGGTGGCGTTGAGCGCGCCGCGATAGGCCTTGCCGATCGGGGTGCGGGCGGTGGAAACGATGACGGCGTCGGTCAAGAGCGACCTCCTGATATGGCTTGAGTGGATTGTGACGGTTTCTGCTGCTGGCGCAATTCGTGGCGCGACAATTTTCCGACCGGCGTGCGCGGCAAATCGTCGACGAACTCGACCTCGGCCGGCAGCTCGTGCTTGCCGACCTTGCCGGCGAGCTGCGCGCGCAGCTCGCCGAGCGAGAACGGCTTGACGCCAGGCTTCAGCTTGATGAAGGCCTTGGCGGCCTCGCCGCGATACTGGTCGGGAATGCCGAGCACGATCACCTCGTGCACGCCTGCAATCGTGTAGATCGCCTGCTCGATCATCTGCGGATAGACGTTGAAGCCGCCGGAGATGATCATGTCCTTCTTGCGATCGACCAGGAAGAAATAGCCGTCGGCGTCGACATAGCCGATGTCGCCGGTGAGGAAGCGGCCGTCGACGAAGGCATCAGTAGATCCCTCCGGCTTGTTCCAATAGCCCTTGGTGACGTTCGGGCCCTTGATGCGGATCTCGCCGACTTCGCCTGATGGCAACACCTTCGTGGGATCATCCAGGGCAACGACGTCGAGCTCGATGCCGGGCAGCATCAGGCCGATCGAGCCCGGCTTCTCGGGGCCTGTGGGCGGATGGCCGGTGCCGGGCGAACAGGTCTCGGTCATGCCCCAGCCGCTGCGCAGCTTCTTGCCGACCTTGCGCTCGAAGAAGTTCGCGATCTCCACCGGCAGCGGCGCGCCGCCGGATCCGATGGTGGCGAGCGAGGAAAAGTCGCGCTTGTCCAGATCAGGCAGCGCCGCGATCGCGATCCACATCGTCGGCACGCCCGGAAAATACGTCGCGCGCTTGAGCTCGATGTCGCGCATCACGGCTTCGACGTCGAAGCGCTGATGCAGCGAAATCAGATTGCCGCGGCTGAGCGAGGACAAGAGCACGACGGTCAGCGCGTAGATGTGAAACAGCGGCAGCACACAGATGACGCGCTCGATCGTATCGCCGCGCGCAGCGCGCGACGGCTTGCCCCAGATGTCGTAGATCGACACCGCAGAGGTGAGATTGCCATGCGTCAGCATGGCGCCCTTGGGCAGGCCGGTGGTGCCGCCGGTGTATTGCAGCAGCGCGACGTCGTCGGCCGTTACCGACGGCCATTGCGCGGGCGCTGCGGCACCTTCGACGAAGGCCTTGAAGGTGACGATGCGGGGATCGTCGGGGATCGCCGCCTGCGGCGTGCCGACCTTGCCCCAATCATCGTCCTCGCAGACGACGAGGCGATCGATCAGCCCCTTTTCAAGGAACTTCAGCGCGGTCGGCAGCAGGGCCTGGAGGTTCGAGGTGACGAGCAGGCGCGAGCCGGAATCCGAGACCTTGTGGGTCAGCGCTATCTCGCCGTCGAGCGGCGACAGATGCGCGACGCGGGCCCCCGCCTTCAACGCGCCGAAGAAATTGACGGGGTGATCGGGCGTGTTGCCGAGGAACAGCGCGACCGACGTGCCCTTGCCGCAACCGGCGCGCAGGAACGCAGCCGCCGCGCGCTCGGCCCGAGCTGCGAGCTCGGTGTAGGTGATCGGGCGATCGCGAAACTCGAGTGTGGTGCGCGGTCCGTAGTCGGCGGCCGACTTCGACAGCAGATCAGGCAGCGAGCCCTGGACGATGGTGTCGTCCCAACGCACGCCCTCGGGGTAAAACTGTTCGCCGGGATGGGTCATTTTCTTGATTGTTTGAGCGTGCAACTAACACAAACCGTCATTCCGGGGCGCGACAAAGTCGCGAGCCCGGAATCCATAACCACCAGCTGGGATTATGGAGTCCGGGCCTGCGCCTTGCGGCGCATCCCGGAATGACGAGGGTTGAGACGAAGCGGCCATCAAGCCGCCTTCGACGCCGCCGCGAGCGAAGCGAACGTCTTGCCTTCGGCCGCGAGCTTCTTCAGCAGCGGCGCCGGCTCGAGGCTGGGATCGTTGGTCTCCTTGGCGTAGAAGGCGAGGCGATCGGCGATGTGCTTGAGGCCGACGCTGTCGGCCCAGAACATCGGGCCGCCGCGGTAGATCGGCCAGCCATAGCCGTAGAGCCAGACCACGTCGATGTCGGAGGGACGCGCGGCAATGCCCTCTTCGAGGATCTTCGCGCCCTCGTTGATCATCGGATACATCATGCGCTCGAGGATCTCGTCGTCGCTGACGACGCGCTTCTTGCGGCCGAGACGGGCAAGCGTCTCGTCGATCAGCTTCTCGACCTCCGGATCGGGCAGCGCCGAGCGGCTGCCTGCTTCGTACTTGTAGTAGCCCTTGCCGGTCTTCTGGCCGAAACGGCCGGCTTCGCACAGCGCGTCCGCGATCTCCGACTTGATGCCGCGGTCCTTGCGCGAGCGCCAGCCGATGTCGAGGCCGGCGAGGTCGCCCATCGCGAACGGACCCATCGGCATGCCGAACTTGGTGACGACGGCATCGACCTGCTGCGGCAACGCGCCTTCGAACAAGAGCTTTTCCGACTGCTTGCCGCGCTGGGCCAGCATGCGGTTGCCCACAAAACCATCGCAGACGCCGACCACAGCCGGCACCTTCGCGATCTTGCGGGCGATGTTCACCGCGGTGACCAGCGCATCCGGCGCGGTCTTGTCGGCGCGCACGATCTCGCACAGCTTCATGACGTTGGCCGGCGAGAAGAAGTGCATGCCGAGCACGTCCTGCGGACGCTTGGTCGACTTCGCGATCTCGTCGATGTTGAGATAGGACGTATTGGAGGCGAGCACGGCGCCGGGCTTGACGTACTGGTCGAGCTTGCCGAACACCTCCTTCTTCACCGCCATGGTCTCGAACACGGCTTCGATGACGAGGTCGGCATCGCCGACGTTCTCGATGCCGACGACGCCGTTGATCAGCGCCATGCGCTTGGCGGGCGCGTCGGCCGGGATGCCGCCGCGCGCCGCGGTCGCTTCCCAGTTCTTCTGCATGATGCCCATGCCACGCTTGAGCTGCTCCTCGCCGGTCTCGATCAGGGTGACGGGAATGCCGGCATTGGCAAAGGACATCGCGATGCCGCCGCCCATGGTGCCGGCGCCGAGGATGGCGACGCGGTTCACGGGACGAGGCTTGGTGCCCTCGGGGACGCCCGCAATCTTGGCGGCCTCACGCTCGGCGAAGAAGGCATAACGCTGCGCCTTGGACTGATCGCTGGCGACGAGCTTGAGGAAACCCTCGCGCTCCTTCTTCAGACCTTCGTCGAAGGGTAGGTCAATGGCGTAGCCGACGGCGTCGGCGGCGGCGAACGGCGCTTCCAGACCGCGCGACTTCTTGGTCATGGCGGCGACCGCATTGGTGAAGATCGAGCGGTCGGCCTTGGCGGCAGCGATCTTGGAATCGTCGTCGCGCAGGCGGCGCAGCGGGCGCTTCTCGGCGAGCAGTTTGCGCACGAAAGCCTCGCCGCCTGAAGCCGGGCCCTCGACGATCTCCTCGATCAGGCCGGTCTTGAGGGCTTCCGCCGCACCGATCGGATCACCGCCGACGATCATCTTGACGGCGAGCTCGGGACCCACCGCGCGCGGCAGACGCTGGGTGCCGCCGGCGCCGGGCAGGAGACCGAGCTTCACCTCAGGCAGACCGAGCTTTGCCTCTTTAACAGCCACGCGGAAATGACAGGCCAGCGCGACCTCGAGGCCGCCGCCGAGCGCAGTACCGTGGATCGCGGCCACGATCGGCTTCGGCGAATTCTCCATCTCGGCCAGCACTTCGTTGAGGCCGGGCGGCTTCGGCGGCTTGCCGAATTCAGTGATGTCGGCGCCGGCGATGAAGGTGCGGCCGGCACAGGTCAGCACGATGCCCTTGATGGCGGGATCGGCGATTGCGGCCTTGATGCACTCCAGGATGCCACCGCGGACTGCGGCACTCAGAGCATTGACCGGAGGGCTGTCGACCGTGACGATCCCGACCTCGTCATGACGCTCAAGCTTGACCACTTCGCTCACGGTGTTCCCTCCTTGGTGGGGATTTACTTTTGTTCGATTTCGCGGTGCGGAATTTAATTCCGCATCTTGACGGCAGGGTTATTTTGAAGCACGTGGCTTGTCAACGACTCCGCGCAAGAAGCAGATCAGGGATGAAGCGTACAGGAAAGAAGACCGCGACCGATCGGAATTTCGTCGTCGCGCTCTCCCGCGGACTGGACGTATTGCGCGCATTCCACCCCAATGACGGCCTTCTCGGCAACCAGGAGATTGCGGCT encodes the following:
- a CDS encoding 3-hydroxyacyl-CoA dehydrogenase NAD-binding domain-containing protein — protein: MSEVVKLERHDEVGIVTVDSPPVNALSAAVRGGILECIKAAIADPAIKGIVLTCAGRTFIAGADITEFGKPPKPPGLNEVLAEMENSPKPIVAAIHGTALGGGLEVALACHFRVAVKEAKLGLPEVKLGLLPGAGGTQRLPRAVGPELAVKMIVGGDPIGAAEALKTGLIEEIVEGPASGGEAFVRKLLAEKRPLRRLRDDDSKIAAAKADRSIFTNAVAAMTKKSRGLEAPFAAADAVGYAIDLPFDEGLKKEREGFLKLVASDQSKAQRYAFFAEREAAKIAGVPEGTKPRPVNRVAILGAGTMGGGIAMSFANAGIPVTLIETGEEQLKRGMGIMQKNWEATAARGGIPADAPAKRMALINGVVGIENVGDADLVIEAVFETMAVKKEVFGKLDQYVKPGAVLASNTSYLNIDEIAKSTKRPQDVLGMHFFSPANVMKLCEIVRADKTAPDALVTAVNIARKIAKVPAVVGVCDGFVGNRMLAQRGKQSEKLLFEGALPQQVDAVVTKFGMPMGPFAMGDLAGLDIGWRSRKDRGIKSEIADALCEAGRFGQKTGKGYYKYEAGSRSALPDPEVEKLIDETLARLGRKKRVVSDDEILERMMYPMINEGAKILEEGIAARPSDIDVVWLYGYGWPIYRGGPMFWADSVGLKHIADRLAFYAKETNDPSLEPAPLLKKLAAEGKTFASLAAASKAA